The DNA window AGCTGCCCAGTGCCGCAATGCCTTGAATCCCTCGAATTCCTTCTGCGACAGGCCGGGCGGGTCGGAGTAGCGCTGGTGCGCCCAGATATGGATGTCGGCCTCGAATTGCTCGATGACAGCGTGCGCCAGTTGCTGAGCCTTGGCTGCGGCGTTGGGCCGTTCGTCGCCGGGCGGGCGGCCGATCCACACCGAGAAACGAACGTCGGAGGTCTCGTCGTCGACGGGTGTGACCGCGGACAGCGTGCGGTTGTCGATCATTCCCCAACTCTTGGTGACCGCCGCCCCGAGTCCGGCGTTGATGGCGTGGACGCCGCTGTTGATTTGCCCGGCCGCGGTCGTGTCGTCGAAGGCGATCGTGAAATCCACATACGACACCGGCTCGTCGAAATCCTGCCGGGTGAAGGTCGGAATGATCGGGACTTTGTGGACGTATTTGAAGTGGGCGAAGTCCACCCCGTTCTCCATGATGTATTGCGGGTGCAGTTCCAGCCGCTGCCGATACAGCGTGGAGTGCGGATAGGCCGGGAAGTAGTCGGCGGCACTCATCCCGTCGTCGAATCCGGTGAACACGTCAGGGACCTCGAAGAAGGGCGGCCGCCCTTGGACATCGTGCCAGATCCAGATCGACTCATTGCGCTCCACGACCGGATAGCTGCGGATACGTCTGCCCTTATTCGGATGCTTCTCGTACGGAACGCAGACGTTGCGACCTGCACGGTTCCACTCCCAACCGTGGAATGGGCACACGATTCGATCCCCTTCGACGCGCCCGCCGAAACCCAGATGCGCCCCCAAATGCTCGCAGTAGGCGTCCATGACCGCGACCCAGCCGTCCGCCGAGCGCCACGCGATCATCTCGCGACCGAAGTACTTCATCCGGTGCACGTCACCGACACCGACCTCGGCAGCCCACGCGACCTGGAACCATCCCGTCGGGTGCATCGATAGCGGCGGTTTGGCCATGCCGACAGTCCTCTCATCCGATATGCAGTGGAGAGCACTTATGGTAGAGACTTCTTTGAAACTATGCAAGAGACCTCTGTCAAACTGGAAATGGTTCTGTCCCAACGTGTTTGCGGCTGTTCGGAGGACCGAAGGGAGGGCGTCTAGGATTCGTACAATGACCGACGCGGGTACGACGGGCAGGCGTAGCAACAAGCGGGGCATCGCCACCCGCGAGAACATGCTCGAGGCAGCGCTCGAGGCACTGGCCACCGGCGACCCCGGCGCGGCATCGGGCAACCGGATCGCCAAGGAAATCGGCGCCACCTGGGGTGTGGTGAAGTACCAGTTCGGCGACATCGATGGACTGTGGGCAGCGGTGCTGCACCGCACCGCTGAACGCCGAGGCGACCTGCCCGTACGGATCGATCCGGCCGCATCCTTGCGCGAGCGCGTCGCCGGCATCATCGACTTGATGTACACGGGGCTGAGCTCGACCGATTCCCGCGCCATCGAGACGCTGCGCGCGGCGCTACCCCGTGACCACGCCGAATTGGAACGGCTCTACCCACGCACCGCCGCGGAACTTGCCTCGTGGCAGCCGCTGTGGCACGACGCCTGCCAGAAAGCGTTCGCCGATCTGGACATAGACCCAGCCCGCGTGCACGAAATAGCCGCACTCATCCCCGGCGCGATGCGCGGGCTGGTATCCGAGAAACAACTCGGCAGCTACTCCGACCTCGACGAAGCCCGCCGGGGCCTCATCAACGCCATCGTCGCGTACCTCGAACACTCCCACTAGGAGCCGAACAGCGGAAGTGCCGAGAATGTGTGGCCTTGCCACAGTCGGCGGGATTTCTCCTCGGGATAGCGCACAACCGTCGGCTCCGCGTCGAAGATCCGCGTCGGTCGATGTTCGGGATCGTAGGCGGCCCAGCCGGTTCGCCGGTCGCGGCGAAGGTGCACGTCGCGCGGATGTAGGCCGAGAGCGCGTGTTGCGGCTAAGGCGAATCCGACGGTCCGGCCGAATCATTCTCGTCGAGGCCGGAGGTCGATCGGCGGTGCGCGGCGCGCAACTGGTGCTCCGCCTTGATGGACATCGGATGGTCCGAACCGAGGGCGCGCAGGCAGCTGGCGTGGGTTGCCATATACCAATAGAGCGCTTCGTCCTGCTGCCCCGACGCCCAGCACGCATCGGCAAGTACCAGCTGGGCCCCGAGCGTGCGCGCATCCTCCGCGCCGAACGTGTCGATACATTGACCGACCTCCCACCGGCACTGGGCGACATCTGGATTCGCCGCCGGCGCGCGTTCCGCCGCCGCCGTTCGCACGCCCAGCCGGTTGCCGAACCGCCACGCGAGGACGCCGGCGACCCCGGTCGCCGCATAGGCACGCCAGTAGCCGTTGTCGGCAAACCACGATCCGACCGCGAAGATCGTGCAGTACACGGCCACCCCCGCCCCAATCCTGCTACCCCAGAACCAGAACGCCGACCTACGCATTGATCTCCTTCGCAACGAATAGTGCGTACTAGGCATCTGTTCGTAGCCGAAGGGGTTCACGATTGGTGCGCGCCCGCACCGATGTGCCGCCGGGTGGGGTCAGGCAACTTTGCGGCCGGGGTCCGCACCGATCGCTTGCTCTCGCAGCGTGTCCAGCGTCCGGGCGAGAATGCGGGAGACCTGCATCTGGGAGACGCCGAGTCGCTCAGCGATCTGGGTTTGGGTCTTGGCTTCGAAGAAGCGCATGATCAGCACCCGACGCTCACGTTCGGGCAGTGCGGCGATCAACGGACGCACCGACATCGCGTCTTCTAACAGTCGATAGCACGGCTCAACGGCGCCGAGGGTATCGATGACCGAGGGTCGAGTGCCTTCGTCGTCGTGGCCGACACCGATATCGAGCGAATTGGTCCGGTAGGCATCGGCCGCGATCAGCGCCTGCGTGATCTCGCCGAGTTCGAGCTCGAGCGATCTGCTGCAAGTCCTCGAACTCCACACCGCGGCCCGCGAACTTGCGAGCGATGTGATCGGCGAAGGGCAGACACCGCCGCACGATCTCCTCGCGCACGACCTGCCGATGGGAGTCCCCGGGCTCCAGGGCAGCCAACTTCTCGAACCATGGCTCGATGTCGTCGTAGCTGTCGCCGGCACCGGTTGCGTGTCGGGATTCTTCGTTTCGAACTGTCGTTCTACTCATTCGAGTTCTCCCTCACTTCACTATGAAGTTCGATTTGAGTCGAGTACCCCGATTTGCGTAATCGAAACGTGACCAAATGGCATCAACCGCCCGAATCGACGCTACTCGAGTCCCGGACCAGCGGGCGATGCCCATGTATTTCGCGCAGCCATACATGACTTGGCGGTACGTTTGACGTTCGGACAACTGGACAGTCGTTCGATGGAACCGAGACCTCAGGAAGTCGCATATTTGACTATTGGCAGACGAGGAGCGAGATGTCAGATCCAAATTTCACCACTGACGACGCCGGGATTCCGGTACCCAGCGACGAACATTCGTTGACCATCGGGCCCGATGGTCCGATCCTGCTCAATGACGCGTATCTGATCGAGAAGATGGCCGCGTTCAACCGGGAGCGGGTACCCGAACGTCAACCGCATGCGAAAGGCGGCGGGGCGTTCGGCACCTTCGAGGTCACCAACGATGTCAGCGCCTACACCAAGGCCGATCTGTTCCAACCGGGTCGGAAAACCGAAATGCTCGCACGGTTCTCCACCGTTGCCGGCGAACGCGGCAGCCCCGACACCTGGCGTGATCCGCGCGGGTTCGCCCTGAAGTTCTATACCGAACAGGGCAATTTCGATATGGTCGGGAACAACACACCCGTCTTCTTCGTCCGCGATCCGATGAAGTTCCAGGATTTCATTCGATCGCAGAAACGCCGCGCCGACAACAATCTGCGCGATCACGATATGCAGTGGGATTTCTGGACGCTGTCACCGGAATCCGCGCACCAGGTGACCTGGCTGATGGGTGATCGCGGCATCCCGCGCACCTGGCGGCATATGAACGGATACTCCAGCCACACCTATCTGTGGATGAATGCGGCGGGCGAACGGTTCTGGGTCAAATACCATTTCAAGACCGATCAGGGCATCGAGTTCTTCACCCAGGACGAGGGCGATCAGATGGCCTCGATGGATACCGATTACCACACCCGCGATCTGTGGGAGGCGATCGAGGGCGGCAACTTCCCGAGTTGGACGCTCAAGATGCAGATCATGCCGTATGAGGAGGCCAAGACCTATCGGTTCAATCCCTTCGACCTGACCAAGGTGTGGCCGCACGGCGACTATCCGCTCGTCGAGGTCGGTCGGATGACCCTCGACCGCAACCCGGCCGACTACCACACCGAAATCGAACAGGCCGCGTTCGAACCGAGCAGTTCGGTGCCCGGCACCGGGCCGAGCCCGGACAAGATGCTGTTGGGCCGCTGGTTCTCCTACCCGGATGCGCATCGGCACCGGATCGGCTCGAATTACAAAGAGCTACCGGTCAATTCGGCGCACGCGAGTGCGGTACGGTCGTATTCGAAGGACGGCGCGATGCGCCACCATAATCCGGGCGATCCGGTATATGTCCCCAATTCCAAGGGCGGCCCGCATGCCGACCCGGCCGTCGCGGGCGAACCGGCGGGCTGGTACTCCGACGGCGAGATGGTGCGACAGGCCTACACCCTGCGGCGCGACGACGACGATTGGGGCCAGGCGGGCACCATGGTGCGCGAGGTGCTCGACGACGCGGCCCGAGATCGCTTGGTGGACAATATCGTCGGCCACCTGCTCAATGGCGTCAGTACACCCGTACTCGATCGGGCCTTCGAATATTGGCGCAGCGTCGACAAGAACCTCGGCGACCGCATCGAAGCCGGAGTACAAGCCAAACAGCACGAACGCGACCCGAAGGCCGCCGAGCAGCGCAACCCCGCCCGCTCCTCGGCCCAAGACAAAGCCTGACGGTCGCACCCCAGGGGTGGAACAGCGACTACCCCTGGGGTAGCTGGGAGATCCCTGAGGTCCCTATTTCTACGGGCCCGGAGAGCCGAGAGTCATAGGTAGCACCTAGGACAGTCTCCGACCCGAAGGAACTACGTGATCCAGCCGAGTTACGTTCAACACGTCAGGCAGCAAGTTTCCGTGTATGGGGACACCAGGTCGTATACCTACCTCCGGGAAGTTGGGCGCGAACTGAGCGAGGAGACCGTCACCTATCGCGAACTCGATCGCGATGCCAGGGGTGTTGCTGCCTGGCTGGCCGGGCGTCCGGAATCGGCGCAGCCGGTGCTGTTGCTCTATCTCGATGGCATGGAGTTCCTGCGCGCCTTTCTCGGCTGCCTGTACGCGGGTGTGGTCGCGGTGCCAGCACCAGTGCCGCACGACGAGCGCAGCACCAAGCGGGTGGCGGCCGTGATCGCCGACTCCGGTGCCCAACTGGTACTCACCACCGCCAGCGTCCAGCCACTTGTCGCGTCGGCCACGGATGCGGCCGTCATCGCAACCGACGGTCCGCTCGGCGACCCGGATGCGTGGCGGATGCCCGATATCGACTCGGGGACGATCGCCTTCCTGCAGTACACCTCGGGATCCACCGGCACGCCGAAGGGCGTCGTCGTCACGCACGGCAATCTCATGCACAACGAGGCCGCCATCGTCGCGATCGGCTTCAACGATGCCGGAATCGGCGTCAGCTGGATCCCGCAATTCCACGATATGGGCTTGATCGGTTCGCTGCTCGGAACCATCTACGGCGGAGCGAACTTGGTGTTCATGTCGCCGACGACATTCCTCAAGCGCCCGGTCCGCTGGCTGCAGGCCATCGACAAGTACCGCGCGACCTTCACCGCCGCACCGAATTTCGCCTACGAACTGATCGCGCGGCGCGTCACCGACGAGCAACTGGCCGAACTCGATCTGTCCACTCTCGAAGTCGCGTTGTGCGGTGCCGAACCGGTTCGCGAACAGACCATGGCGGCGGTAGTGAAGCGGTTCACATCCGCGGGTTGGCGACCGACTGCGTTCCTACCCTGCTACGGTCTTGCCGAGGTGACGCTGCTCGCGAGCCACACCGCGGTCGACACGGTGCCCGCTGTCCTCGACGCCGGTCGCGACAGCCGACTCGTCAGCTGCGGACGCGCGGCCCGTGGTCTCGATATCCGCATCGTCGACCCGCACACGCGGCGGCAAGTGCCGGAGGGCACCATCGGCGAGATCTGGGTTCGCGGCGACAGCGTTGCCGCCGGTTACTGGAACCGGCCCCAGGAGACGCGCGAGACCTTCGATGCCCACATCGGCGCCGAAGGGCCGTTCCTGCGCACCGGCGATCTCGGTGTGCTGCACGACAGTGAACTGTTCGTCGCGGGCCGCCTCAAGGATCTACTGATCATCAACGGTCGCAACGTCTATCCCCAGGACATCGAGGAAATGGTGCGCGGGCTGCATCCGGCGCTCGACAACCCCGGTGTCGCCGTCTCTGTCGACGCCGGAGGCCGGGAACGACTCGTCCTGGTACAGGGTGTCAAGAAGGCACTACAGGGCGAGACCACGCTCGCCGAACTGACCTCGGCGATCAAGCTCGCGGTCGCCCGCGGTTTCGACGTACCCGCGCCGAATGTCGTGCTGGTAGCACCCCGATCGGTACATCACACCACCAGCGGCAAGGTCCAGCGCAGTTCGATGCGAGCGGCGTTCCTGCAGCATCGCGTCGAAGGTGTCCTGCACGAAGATCTCGAACCGGCACTGAGCCGATCACTCACCGTCTGACCGACCTGTATCGAGCCGAGGAGACCACATGTTCAGCACCGCCGCCACTCACCCGACGACGATCCAGGGTTGGCTCGTGCAGCGCGTCGCCGACTACACCGATCGCGCTCCGCACCAAGTGGATCCGACGGTGCCGCTCGCGGAGCTCGGCATGGACTCGGTATCGGCGGTGAACCTGTGCGGTGAGATCGAGGACCGGTGGTCACTCGATATCGACCCGACCCTGGTCTTCGACTACCCCACCATCGCCGATATCGCCGCCTATCTCGCCGCCGAAGTCGCCGTCGCCGCATGACCGATATCGCCATCGTCGGTCTCGACTGCCGATTCCCGCAGGCGCCCGATCCGGCCGCGCTGTGGCAGTTGCTGATCGACGGACGTGACGTGATCTCGGAGGTGCCGTCGAGTCGCTGGAACGCCGACGACTTCCACGATCCGGCCGGTGCACCCGGCACGATCAACACCCGCAGTGGCGGATTCATCGACGATGCGGACGCGTTCGATCACGACTTCTTCGGTATCACACCACGCGAGGCGGAGGCGATGGATCCGCAACAGCGATTGCTGATGCAGGCCACCTGGCGCGCCTTCGAGGATGCCACCCTCGACCCGCGCGCCCAATCCGGTTCGCGGACCGGAGTTTTCGTCGGCGTGATGGCCAACGAGTGGGCGAATCTGCAGATGAGCGATTACGCCGCGATCACTCCGCAGCACGGCTCCGGCAACGGGTATTTCATGACCGCCAACCGGCTGTCCTACCAGTTCGATCTGAAGGGCCCGAGCCTGGCGGTCGATACCGCTTGCTCGTCGTCGTTGGTCGCGGTCCACCTCGCCTGTGCCGCACTGGCTTCCGGCGAATGCGATCAGGCCGTCGCCGGTGGCGTGAACCTGGTGCTGACCCCGGCGGTCGGGGTGTTCTATACCCAAGCCGGTCTCTCCGCGCCGGATGCCCGGTGTAAACCGTTCAGCGGCAATGCCGACGGGATCGTTCGCGGCGAGGGGGTCGCCGTGCTGGTGCTGCGCCGGCTTGCCGACGCACAAGCCGCGGGTCTGCCGATCTACGCCGTGATCAAGGGCAGTGCGGTCAATTCCGATGGGCGCAGCAATGGCATCACCGCGCCGAATCGGTGGGCGCAGCAGCAGGTGATCGGCGAGGCGTATCAGCGGGCCGGGGTCCGGCCCGAGGATGTCGACTTCATCGAGGCGCACGGCACCGGGACGGTGCTCGGCGACATGATCGAGGTCAAGGCGCTCGGGCAGTTGCATGCGAAGAACCGGGGGAAGGCCTGTGGAATCGGTTCCATCAAGGGCAATCTCGGGCATACCGAGGGCGCCGCGGGCGTGGCGGGGCTCATCAAGGTCGCGCTCAGCTTGCACCACGGTGTCGTTGCGCCGTCTAGGTTTGCCGAGCAGGAGAACCCGCAGCTGCGGATGGCCCAGCACGGCCTGCGCTTACTCGCCGAACCGATGCCGCTCGAGGGGCCCGCGCACGGTGGCGTCAGCAGCTTCGGCATCGGCGGCACCAATGCGCACATCGTGTTGGCCAGTGCACCCGCGATCGAAGCTGCCGCGGTGACAGTGGCTCCCTCGGCGAGCGG is part of the Nocardia sp. NBC_00565 genome and encodes:
- a CDS encoding Rieske 2Fe-2S domain-containing protein; the encoded protein is MAKPPLSMHPTGWFQVAWAAEVGVGDVHRMKYFGREMIAWRSADGWVAVMDAYCEHLGAHLGFGGRVEGDRIVCPFHGWEWNRAGRNVCVPYEKHPNKGRRIRSYPVVERNESIWIWHDVQGRPPFFEVPDVFTGFDDGMSAADYFPAYPHSTLYRQRLELHPQYIMENGVDFAHFKYVHKVPIIPTFTRQDFDEPVSYVDFTIAFDDTTAAGQINSGVHAINAGLGAAVTKSWGMIDNRTLSAVTPVDDETSDVRFSVWIGRPPGDERPNAAAKAQQLAHAVIEQFEADIHIWAHQRYSDPPGLSQKEFEGFKALRHWAAQFYPDPAITPTLR
- a CDS encoding TetR/AcrR family transcriptional regulator; amino-acid sequence: MTDAGTTGRRSNKRGIATRENMLEAALEALATGDPGAASGNRIAKEIGATWGVVKYQFGDIDGLWAAVLHRTAERRGDLPVRIDPAASLRERVAGIIDLMYTGLSSTDSRAIETLRAALPRDHAELERLYPRTAAELASWQPLWHDACQKAFADLDIDPARVHEIAALIPGAMRGLVSEKQLGSYSDLDEARRGLINAIVAYLEHSH
- a CDS encoding tetratricopeptide repeat protein — its product is MRRSAFWFWGSRIGAGVAVYCTIFAVGSWFADNGYWRAYAATGVAGVLAWRFGNRLGVRTAAAERAPAANPDVAQCRWEVGQCIDTFGAEDARTLGAQLVLADACWASGQQDEALYWYMATHASCLRALGSDHPMSIKAEHQLRAAHRRSTSGLDENDSAGPSDSP
- a CDS encoding sigma-70 family RNA polymerase sigma factor; protein product: MWSSRTCSRSLELELGEITQALIAADAYRTNSLDIGVGHDDEGTRPSVIDTLGAVEPCYRLLEDAMSVRPLIAALPERERRVLIMRFFEAKTQTQIAERLGVSQMQVSRILARTLDTLREQAIGADPGRKVA
- a CDS encoding catalase — encoded protein: MSDPNFTTDDAGIPVPSDEHSLTIGPDGPILLNDAYLIEKMAAFNRERVPERQPHAKGGGAFGTFEVTNDVSAYTKADLFQPGRKTEMLARFSTVAGERGSPDTWRDPRGFALKFYTEQGNFDMVGNNTPVFFVRDPMKFQDFIRSQKRRADNNLRDHDMQWDFWTLSPESAHQVTWLMGDRGIPRTWRHMNGYSSHTYLWMNAAGERFWVKYHFKTDQGIEFFTQDEGDQMASMDTDYHTRDLWEAIEGGNFPSWTLKMQIMPYEEAKTYRFNPFDLTKVWPHGDYPLVEVGRMTLDRNPADYHTEIEQAAFEPSSSVPGTGPSPDKMLLGRWFSYPDAHRHRIGSNYKELPVNSAHASAVRSYSKDGAMRHHNPGDPVYVPNSKGGPHADPAVAGEPAGWYSDGEMVRQAYTLRRDDDDWGQAGTMVREVLDDAARDRLVDNIVGHLLNGVSTPVLDRAFEYWRSVDKNLGDRIEAGVQAKQHERDPKAAEQRNPARSSAQDKA
- a CDS encoding fatty acyl-AMP ligase, with product MYGDTRSYTYLREVGRELSEETVTYRELDRDARGVAAWLAGRPESAQPVLLLYLDGMEFLRAFLGCLYAGVVAVPAPVPHDERSTKRVAAVIADSGAQLVLTTASVQPLVASATDAAVIATDGPLGDPDAWRMPDIDSGTIAFLQYTSGSTGTPKGVVVTHGNLMHNEAAIVAIGFNDAGIGVSWIPQFHDMGLIGSLLGTIYGGANLVFMSPTTFLKRPVRWLQAIDKYRATFTAAPNFAYELIARRVTDEQLAELDLSTLEVALCGAEPVREQTMAAVVKRFTSAGWRPTAFLPCYGLAEVTLLASHTAVDTVPAVLDAGRDSRLVSCGRAARGLDIRIVDPHTRRQVPEGTIGEIWVRGDSVAAGYWNRPQETRETFDAHIGAEGPFLRTGDLGVLHDSELFVAGRLKDLLIINGRNVYPQDIEEMVRGLHPALDNPGVAVSVDAGGRERLVLVQGVKKALQGETTLAELTSAIKLAVARGFDVPAPNVVLVAPRSVHHTTSGKVQRSSMRAAFLQHRVEGVLHEDLEPALSRSLTV
- a CDS encoding acyl carrier protein, which produces MFSTAATHPTTIQGWLVQRVADYTDRAPHQVDPTVPLAELGMDSVSAVNLCGEIEDRWSLDIDPTLVFDYPTIADIAAYLAAEVAVAA